The following nucleotide sequence is from Psychroserpens sp. Hel_I_66.
ACGACATCATTTAATTTAAAACCCTTTGCTTGTAATAAAATCATGTAATGAAACAGCAAATCTGCACTTTCATCAAGAAATAATGTATCATCATTATCTTTAGCTTCAATCACAACTTCAACTGCCTCCTCTCCTACTTTTTGAGCAATCTTATTAATTCCTTTTGCGAACAAAGAGGCTACATAAGAGGTGTCTTCCGTAGCATTATTCTTTCTGTGTGCTATCGTTTTTTCCAAATCCGATAAAAACCCAAAAGTTTGTTCATTATCTTCATTCCAACACGTATCTGTACCTTTGTGGCAAGTTGGGCCTTCGGGATTTACCTTGATCAAAAGCGTATCGCTATCACAATCTAATTTTACACTTACCAGATTGAGTACATTACCACTTTCTTCTCCTTTGGTCCATAAGCGTTGCTTAGTTCTACTAAAAAATGTTACAAGCTTAGTTTCAAGTGTTTTCTTCACTGCGTCAGCATTCATATAACCGAGCATCAACACTTTATTCGTTATTGCATCCTGAATTATTGCTGGTACAAGTCCGTTATTTTTTGCGTAATCTATGTTCATATCTATTTAAATAATGTGATGCCGAAACAAGTTCAGCGTAACGACTTAAAGTCGTACTGTAATATTGTTGTTTCTTAATTCTTTTTTCAAATCCAAAATCTCGATCTCGCCAAAGTGAAATACACTGGCAGCCAAAGCAGCATCAGCCTTTCCAACTTTAAAGGTATCTACAAAATGTTGCATGTTACCAGCGCCTCCCGATGCGATAATCGGAATATTAATTTCTTCGGAAAGTTTAGCCAGTGCCTCATTAGCGAAGCCCTTTTTAGTTCCGTCGTTGTTCATTGATGTAAACAAAATTTCTCCTGCGCCTCGTTTTTCAACTTCTTTAGCCCAATCGAATAAGTTGAGTTTAGTTGGGATGGTTCCTCCTGCTAGATGAACGATCCATTCACCATCAATTTGCTTAGAATCAATGGCGACAACCACACATTGACTTCCAAATTTTTCTGATAATTGATTTACCAAATCTGGGCGTTTTACTGCACTTGAGTTGATTGAGATTTTATCTGCACCGCATTTCAATAAGTCGTCAACATCTTCGATGGATGAAATTCCACCACCAACAGTAAAAGGTATATTCACGTGCTCTGCGACTTTCAAAACCATATCGTGCATGGTTTTACGACCTTCCAATGTTGCAGAAATATCTAAAAACACAAGTTCATCTGCACCAAGTTTAGCGTATTGCTTAGCCAATTCTACGGGATCTCCAGCATCACGCAAATCCACAAAATTCACACCTTTAACAGTCCTACCGTTTTTGATGTCCAGACAAGGGATTATTCTTTTTGTTAGCATCTTTTAAGAATATGTTTCTAAATCTTTAAGCTTAATATGTCCTTCATAAAGTGCTTTTCCAATAATTGCTCCTTCACAACCAATATTCTCTAAAGCATTTAAATCATCAATAGAAGTCACACCTCCCGAAGCTATTAGTTTTATGTTTTTAGATGTTTCCAAAATTCGCTTATACAAATCAAACGAAGGGCCTTCAAGCATTCCATCTTTAGCTATATCAGTACAGATCACATAATTTATACCCTTATTTTCATAATTTTTAATAAATGGCATTACTCCTAAATTACTTTCTTCTTGCCAACCACTCACAGCAATCTTTTCATTATTGCAATCTGCTCCAAGAATAATTTTAGTACCTCCATATTTTGATATCCAAGCCTCAAAGGTTTTTGGGTCTTTTACTGCAATACTTCCTCCTGTGATTTGCTTTGCACCAGAGTTGAATGCAATGTGTAAATCTTCATTGGATTTCAAACCGCCTCCAAAATCGACCTTTAAAGTGGTTTTTGAGGTAATTTGTTCTAGCACTTTGTAGTTAACTATTTGTTTGGCTTTTGCACCATCCAAATCTACCAAATGCAAATATTGAATTCCAGCACCTTCAAACATTTTGGCTATTTCAATTGGGTTTTCGCTATATATTTTTTTTGTGCTATAATCTCCTTTAGTGAGTCTCACACATTTTCCTTCGATGATGTCTATTGCTGGTATAATTCTCATATTCATTTCCCACGAAAGTGGGAATCTTTTTTAATTGATATTAAATATTTTCAAATTTTTAATAATCTTAAAAGACTTATTTATTTCTTTGATACCTACAGGGTTCAAAAACCTTGCAGGATATAAATTTATAATTCTAAAA
It contains:
- the hisIE gene encoding bifunctional phosphoribosyl-AMP cyclohydrolase/phosphoribosyl-ATP diphosphatase HisIE, coding for MNIDYAKNNGLVPAIIQDAITNKVLMLGYMNADAVKKTLETKLVTFFSRTKQRLWTKGEESGNVLNLVSVKLDCDSDTLLIKVNPEGPTCHKGTDTCWNEDNEQTFGFLSDLEKTIAHRKNNATEDTSYVASLFAKGINKIAQKVGEEAVEVVIEAKDNDDTLFLDESADLLFHYMILLQAKGFKLNDVVDVLKSREK
- the hisF gene encoding imidazole glycerol phosphate synthase subunit HisF, producing the protein MLTKRIIPCLDIKNGRTVKGVNFVDLRDAGDPVELAKQYAKLGADELVFLDISATLEGRKTMHDMVLKVAEHVNIPFTVGGGISSIEDVDDLLKCGADKISINSSAVKRPDLVNQLSEKFGSQCVVVAIDSKQIDGEWIVHLAGGTIPTKLNLFDWAKEVEKRGAGEILFTSMNNDGTKKGFANEALAKLSEEINIPIIASGGAGNMQHFVDTFKVGKADAALAASVFHFGEIEILDLKKELRNNNITVRL
- the hisA gene encoding 1-(5-phosphoribosyl)-5-[(5-phosphoribosylamino)methylideneamino]imidazole-4-carboxamide isomerase; translation: MRIIPAIDIIEGKCVRLTKGDYSTKKIYSENPIEIAKMFEGAGIQYLHLVDLDGAKAKQIVNYKVLEQITSKTTLKVDFGGGLKSNEDLHIAFNSGAKQITGGSIAVKDPKTFEAWISKYGGTKIILGADCNNEKIAVSGWQEESNLGVMPFIKNYENKGINYVICTDIAKDGMLEGPSFDLYKRILETSKNIKLIASGGVTSIDDLNALENIGCEGAIIGKALYEGHIKLKDLETYS